One genomic segment of Devosia sp. includes these proteins:
- a CDS encoding TetR/AcrR family transcriptional regulator → MPANAYSRKKQPDLVRRALLDEAAQLAMEGGLSAVTVQAVAAAAGVTKGGLFHHFASKQALVEAMFADVMERFDAEIDANLPEEVGEFGRFTRAYVETLLGGSETNVGETFDMLSAAMMTDANLAVLWSDWLRLRMERHRDTDSDPSLEIVRFAADGAWLNLQCQGRARSSAGTIRERIVAMIGQQPPAIA, encoded by the coding sequence ATGCCAGCCAATGCCTATAGCCGCAAAAAGCAGCCTGACTTGGTGCGCCGCGCTCTTTTGGATGAGGCGGCGCAACTCGCTATGGAGGGCGGCCTGTCGGCTGTGACAGTGCAGGCGGTTGCGGCAGCGGCAGGTGTGACCAAGGGTGGCCTCTTCCATCATTTCGCCAGCAAGCAGGCTCTGGTCGAGGCCATGTTTGCCGATGTCATGGAGCGATTTGACGCCGAGATCGACGCGAATTTGCCGGAAGAGGTCGGCGAGTTTGGACGATTTACCCGGGCCTATGTCGAAACCCTGTTAGGCGGCAGCGAAACGAATGTTGGCGAAACCTTTGACATGCTTTCTGCGGCGATGATGACCGATGCCAATTTGGCGGTGTTGTGGTCGGATTGGCTGCGATTGCGAATGGAGCGTCATCGCGACACTGACTCCGACCCCAGCCTGGAAATCGTCCGGTTCGCTGCAGATGGCGCTTGGCTAAATCTCCAATGCCAAGGCCGCGCACGATCTTCAGCAGGCACGATCCGGGAGCGAATTGTCGCGATGATAGGCCAGCAACCCCCTGCGATTGCGTAG
- a CDS encoding D-Ala-D-Ala carboxypeptidase family metallohydrolase: MSHLVRRIAAICLCAAALAGCVPMAMFASSSGSGYSGVRQDWGTFVSSKNVNALCISPKLRFVIWEFEGRFGKKIIMNSGYRNAFHNAQAGGAENSYHTKCMAADFYIPGVPKEQLIAFARTVDGVGGLGCYPGRNFIHVDVRDRPRSYRGPVTFSGC, translated from the coding sequence ATGTCACACCTCGTCCGCCGCATCGCGGCCATCTGCCTCTGTGCCGCAGCCCTGGCCGGTTGCGTGCCCATGGCCATGTTCGCCAGCAGCAGCGGATCAGGCTATTCCGGCGTCCGGCAGGACTGGGGCACCTTTGTCAGCTCGAAGAATGTCAATGCGCTGTGCATCTCGCCAAAGCTGCGTTTCGTGATCTGGGAGTTCGAGGGGCGGTTCGGCAAGAAGATCATCATGAATTCGGGCTATCGCAACGCCTTCCACAATGCCCAGGCCGGCGGCGCCGAAAACTCCTATCACACCAAGTGCATGGCCGCCGATTTCTACATTCCCGGCGTGCCCAAGGAGCAATTGATCGCCTTTGCCCGCACCGTGGACGGCGTCGGGGGGCTGGGCTGCTATCCGGGCCGCAACTTCATTCACGTGGATGTGCGCGACCGGCCGCGCAGTTATCGTGGACCGGTGACCTTTTCGGGCTGTTGA
- a CDS encoding VOC family protein, producing the protein MKYLHTMVRVTNVEDSLRFYCEGLGLEEVRRTENEKGRFTLIFLRAPGDAGGEVELTYNWDPETYTGGRNFGHLAYRVQDIYALCQHLQDMGVTINRPPRDGHMAFVRSPDGISVELIQDGHLAPKEPWASMPNTGSW; encoded by the coding sequence ATGAAGTATCTGCACACCATGGTCCGCGTCACCAATGTCGAGGACAGCCTGCGCTTTTACTGCGAGGGCCTGGGCCTTGAGGAAGTGCGCCGCACCGAGAACGAAAAGGGCCGCTTCACCCTGATCTTCCTGCGCGCCCCGGGCGATGCGGGCGGCGAGGTCGAACTGACCTATAACTGGGACCCGGAAACCTATACGGGCGGCCGCAATTTCGGGCACCTGGCCTATCGGGTGCAGGATATCTACGCGCTGTGCCAGCACCTGCAGGACATGGGCGTCACCATCAACCGCCCGCCCCGCGACGGCCACATGGCCTTTGTGCGCTCCCCGGACGGGATTTCGGTCGAACTGATCCAGGACGGGCACCTGGCCCCCAAGGAACCCTGGGCCTCGATGCCAAACACCGGCAGCTGGTGA
- a CDS encoding cold-shock protein, translating to MGEGARAHDQDAQSQSGVDTIEIAGAIKWFDAGKGFGFIVPDNGMPDVLLHVTCLRRDGYQTAYEGARIVVEALNRPGGLQAFRIVSMDESTARHPSQMPAPRTHVTVEPTSGMVRLEVKWFNRIRGFGFLSEGEGQPDVFVHMETLRRFGITELRPGQHVLVRYGQGPKGLMVAEIRPDGWGDAPSSH from the coding sequence ATGGGTGAGGGCGCGCGTGCCCATGACCAGGACGCTCAGTCCCAGTCCGGTGTCGACACCATCGAGATCGCCGGCGCGATCAAGTGGTTCGATGCGGGCAAGGGCTTTGGCTTCATTGTTCCCGACAATGGCATGCCCGATGTGCTGCTGCACGTGACCTGCCTGCGCCGCGATGGCTACCAGACCGCCTATGAGGGCGCGCGCATTGTCGTCGAGGCACTCAATCGTCCCGGCGGGCTCCAGGCCTTCCGCATCGTCTCCATGGACGAATCCACCGCCCGCCATCCATCGCAGATGCCGGCCCCGCGCACCCATGTCACCGTCGAGCCGACCTCCGGCATGGTGCGGCTCGAGGTCAAGTGGTTCAACCGCATTCGCGGCTTCGGTTTCCTCTCCGAGGGCGAAGGCCAGCCTGACGTTTTCGTCCACATGGAAACGCTGCGCCGTTTCGGCATCACCGAACTGCGTCCCGGCCAGCATGTTCTGGTTCGCTACGGGCAGGGTCCAAAAGGCCTCATGGTCGCCGAAATTCGCCCCGATGGTTGGGGCGATGCGCCCTCGTCGCACTAA
- a CDS encoding DUF192 domain-containing protein, with amino-acid sequence MVSLPLAACSDDGQLTLHTQAGDHAISVEVVDTPETRAKGLMYVQELAPDAGMLFDFKEERLVSFWMRNTFIPLDMIFIAADGTVRNIHVNARPHDDTSIPSGAPVQFVLEIPGGRSEELGLEVGDTVSHDRIKSLE; translated from the coding sequence ATGGTCAGCCTGCCGCTGGCCGCCTGCAGCGATGACGGGCAGTTGACGCTGCACACGCAGGCCGGTGACCACGCCATTTCCGTAGAGGTCGTCGATACACCTGAGACCCGCGCCAAGGGCCTGATGTATGTGCAGGAATTGGCGCCCGACGCAGGAATGTTGTTTGATTTCAAGGAGGAACGGCTCGTTTCCTTCTGGATGCGCAACACCTTCATTCCGCTCGACATGATCTTCATCGCTGCCGATGGCACCGTGCGCAACATTCACGTCAACGCCCGCCCGCACGATGACACCTCGATTCCCTCGGGCGCGCCGGTCCAGTTCGTGTTGGAAATCCCCGGCGGCCGCTCGGAAGAGCTAGGTTTGGAAGTCGGCGACACGGTCTCGCACGATCGCATCAAGTCATTGGAATAA
- a CDS encoding hemolysin III family protein has product MSGSSKTRYSWWSREHRPFTLAEIVADATVHIVGLVIAVAAGSILLAISLMETAPEAFPALLVYVGTLVVVLGVSLAYNMWPVSPIKMLLARFDQAAIFLFIAGSYTPFLAALGGSPVGVVMMSLVWGASLIGVALKLIVPERFGRVAIALYLAIGWSGVVVFQSLGQVLPSSTLWLVLAGGVTYSAGIIFHLWEKLKFQNALWHVFVVLGASLHLWAVIDCMVITRL; this is encoded by the coding sequence ATGTCTGGATCGTCCAAAACGCGCTATTCGTGGTGGAGCCGGGAGCACCGGCCCTTCACGCTGGCCGAAATCGTAGCGGATGCGACGGTTCACATTGTCGGGCTGGTCATAGCCGTGGCGGCAGGATCGATCCTGCTGGCCATTTCGCTGATGGAGACCGCACCCGAAGCGTTTCCTGCGCTATTGGTCTATGTCGGCACCCTGGTGGTCGTGCTGGGCGTATCGCTGGCCTACAACATGTGGCCGGTTTCGCCGATCAAAATGCTGCTGGCGCGCTTCGACCAGGCAGCGATTTTCCTTTTCATTGCAGGCTCTTACACGCCATTCCTGGCGGCACTTGGCGGGTCGCCCGTGGGCGTTGTCATGATGAGCCTGGTCTGGGGGGCCTCGCTGATCGGGGTCGCGCTCAAACTGATCGTTCCGGAGCGTTTCGGACGGGTGGCGATCGCGCTCTATCTGGCCATCGGCTGGTCGGGAGTCGTTGTTTTTCAATCGCTTGGCCAGGTCCTGCCGTCCAGCACGCTGTGGCTGGTGCTGGCGGGCGGCGTGACCTATTCGGCCGGCATCATTTTCCATCTCTGGGAAAAGCTGAAATTCCAGAATGCCTTGTGGCACGTCTTCGTAGTGCTGGGCGCCAGCCTGCACCTGTGGGCCGTGATCGACTGTATGGTCATCACAAGGCTCTGA
- a CDS encoding metalloregulator ArsR/SmtB family transcription factor has protein sequence MSRKIKPPIEIYSALADASRCRIIEILLAGPLPVHALADAFAISRPAISRHLRVLKSAGLVAEVKKGRENLYALKPRRLGRSTDWIDKVAGSPAPTEQALVEAALSSSALAVESIETTSDDRRVTTAAAIAVDAEKAVPRARKIAPVNQMGFDF, from the coding sequence ATGAGCCGAAAAATCAAACCGCCGATCGAGATCTATTCCGCCCTGGCCGACGCATCCCGTTGTCGGATCATCGAGATTTTGCTCGCCGGACCGCTGCCCGTTCATGCACTCGCCGACGCGTTCGCCATCAGCCGCCCGGCCATTTCGCGGCACCTGCGCGTGCTGAAATCGGCCGGTCTCGTTGCCGAGGTCAAGAAGGGTCGGGAAAACCTCTATGCGCTGAAACCCCGCCGGCTAGGCCGGTCCACGGACTGGATCGACAAGGTCGCCGGGAGTCCGGCCCCCACCGAGCAGGCACTAGTTGAAGCCGCCCTGTCCTCTTCCGCCTTGGCCGTGGAGTCAATCGAGACCACGTCCGATGACCGCAGGGTCACCACGGCTGCGGCAATCGCTGTCGACGCAGAAAAGGCCGTTCCGCGCGCCCGGAAAATCGCGCCGGTCAATCAGATGGGCTTTGATTTTTAG